From Triticum urartu cultivar G1812 chromosome 2, Tu2.1, whole genome shotgun sequence, a single genomic window includes:
- the LOC125535418 gene encoding acyl-[acyl-carrier-protein] desaturase 7, chloroplastic-like has product MAASWLLKHPCPPARPWTRTRNATGLRLQQVTTITYRRTTCTGRSAAVAVKHEEEEGADQEWLAYLEPAKLEVFDQLEPWAEANVVPLLKPAQVAWQPTDLLPDLASLGTDGFHAACSDISARAAGLPDAHLVCLVGNMVTEEALPTYQSIPNRFEAVRDLTGSSGTAWARWIRGWSAEENRHGDVLNRYLFLSGRVDMRQVERTIHNLIQSGMVMNAARSPYHGFIYVAFQERATSISHGNTARHAKEHGDLVLARICGAIAADEKRHELAYTRIVGKLFEIDPDGAVRALAYMMRRRIVMPASLMTDGRDGDLFAHYAAVAQQTGIYTASDYRSILEHLMKQWGVEELAAAELSDDGRRAREYVCALPHKIRRLEEKAHERSGQKAQPATSAPFSWIFDKPLNNSMG; this is encoded by the exons ATGGCGGCCTCATGGCTCCTCAAACATCCTTGTCCACCAGCAAGGCCATGGACAAGAACAAGGAATGCTACGGGTCTCCGTCTCCAGCAGGTGACCACCATCACTTACCG GCGAACCACGTGCACTGGCCGCAGCGCCGCCGTTGCGGTTAAgcacgaggaggaggagggcgctGACCAAGAGTGGCTGGCGTACCTGGAGCCGGCCAAGCTAGAGGTGTTCGACCAGCTGGAGCCCTGGGCCGAGGCGAACGTGGTGCCGCTCCTTAAGCCCGCGCAGGTGGCGTGGCAGCCGACGGACTTGCTGCCGGACCTGGCGTCGCTGGGCACCGACGGCTTCCACGCGGCGTGCTCCGACATCAGCGCGCGCGCGGCCGGCCTGCCCGACGCGCACCTCGTGTGCCTCGTGGGGAACATGGTCACGGAGGAGGCGCTGCCGACGTACCAGAGCATACCCAACCGCTTCGAGGCCGTGCGCGACCTCACCGGCTCCAGCGGCACTGCCTGGGCGCGCTGGATCCGCGGCTGGTCTGCCGAGGAGAACCGGCACGGCGACGTGCTCAACAGGTACCTCTTCCTCTCCGGCCGCGTCGACATGCGGCAGGTCGAGAGGACCATCCACAACCTCATCCAGTCCGGCATGGTCATGAACGCTGCGCGGAGCCCCTACCACGGCTTCATCTACGTCGCCTTCCAGGAGCGTGCCACCTCCATCTCGCACGGCAACACAGCCCGTCACGCCAAGGAGCATGGCGACCTGGTGCTGGCCCGCATATGCGGCGCCATCGCCGCCGACGAGAAGCGCCACGAGCTGGCCTACACGCGCATCGTGGGGAAGCTGTTCGAGATCGACCCGGACGGCGCCGTGCGCGCGCTGGCGTATATGATGCGCCGCCGGATCGTCATGCCGGCGTCCCTCATGACAGACGGCCGCGATGGTGACCTCTTCGCGCACTACGCGGCCGTGGCGCAGCAGACCGGCATTTACACCGCCTCCGACTACCGTAGCATCTTGGAGCACCTGATGAAGCAGTGGGGGGTGGAAGAGCTGGCGGCGGCGGAACTCTCCGACGACGGGAGGCGTGCGCGGGAGTACGTGTGCGCCTTGCCCCACAAGATCCGCAGGTTGGAGGAAAAGGCTCACGAGCGCAGCGGCCAGAAAGCCCAGCCTGCAACATCGGCCCCGTTTAGCTGGATCTTTGATAAGCCTCTCAACAACAGCATGGGGTAA